One genomic window of Solanum dulcamara chromosome 12, daSolDulc1.2, whole genome shotgun sequence includes the following:
- the LOC129875492 gene encoding UDP-URONIC ACID TRANSPORTER 1-like → MLSGQLEKKGFFIATLIIFWYSSNIGVLLLNKLLLSNYGFRFPIFLTMCHMTACAVLSYVSIVFLKIAPFQRIKSRSQFLRISTLSVVFCASVVGGNISLRYLPVSFNQAVGATTPFFTALFAYLMTRKQEAWVTYGCLVPVVTGVIIASGGEPSFHLYGFIMCIGATAARAFKSVLQGVLLSSEGEKLNSMNLLLYMSPIAVVVLLPAALIMEPNVIDVTATLATEHRYLGLLILVNSAMAYGANLLNFLVTKHTSALTLQVLGNAKGAVAVVISILIFQNPVTFIGIAGYTMTVMGVVAYGESKRRHK, encoded by the exons atgttgtCAGGACAATTAGAGAAGAAGGGTTTCTTCATTGCTACACTTATAATATTTTGGTACTCCTCAAACATTGGAGTCCTTCTTTTAAACAAATTATTGCTCTCAAATTATGGATTTAGATTCCCAATTTTTCTCACAATGTGTCATATGACAGCTTGTGCTGTTCTTAGCTATGTTTCCATTGTTTTCTTAAAGATTGCACCTTTTCAGAGGATTAAATCAAGGTCTCAATTCTTGAGAATTTCTACTCTTAGTGTTGTCTTTTGTGCTTCTGTTGTTGGTGGGAACATTTCTTTAAGGTACCTGCCTGTGTCGTTTAATCAGGCTGTAGGTGCAACGACGCCGTTTTTCACTGCATTGTTTGCTTATTTGATGACAAGAAAGCAAGAAGCTTGGGTTACTTATGGTTGCCTTGTACCTGTGGTTACTGGGGTTATTATTGCAAGTGGG GGTGAGCCAAGCTTCCATCTTTATGGATTTATCATGTGTATTGGTGCAACTGCTGCTAGAGCCTTCAAGTCTGTTCTTCAAGGAGTTCTTCTTTCTTCTGAAGG GGAAAAACTGAACTCCATGAATCTCCTGCTCTACATGTCACCTATTGCTGTTGTAGTATTATTGCCTGCTGCACTCATTATGGAGCCCAATGTTATCGATGTCACTGCAACACTCGCGACTGAGCATAGATACCTTGGCCTGCTTATTTTGGTTAATTCTGCAATGGCATATGGTGCCAACTTGTTGAACTTCTTGGTGACTAAGCATACCAGTGCATTGACACTCCAG GTCCTAGGCAATGCAAAAGGTGCAGTGGCTGTTGTCATCTCCATACTTATTTTCCAGAATCCAGTAACTTTCATCGGTATCGCGGGCTACACGATGACTGTGATGGGAGTTGTTGCTTATGGAGAATCCAAAAGAAGGCACAAATGA
- the LOC129876559 gene encoding zeatin O-glucosyltransferase-like, whose product MAKLANHEVAVVMIPLPAQGHLNQLLHLSRLISAYHLPLHFAGTTVHLRQAKNRVQGWDPLSISNIKFHEFTIPNYETPLPNPNSITKFPSQLMPSFHATCHLRHPISSLLHELSRNYRRVIVIYDSLIAWVLQDAPSMVNVECYSLRCISACSIHSWDKSSVTPEFTEYTRVQFEFREIINSGNLYNSCYEIEGLYLDLLGKEKSARNKQWAIGPLNPVKLFDKRDSKKTHKCINWLDEQEPNSVIFVSFGTTTTLSDEEIKELAIGLEKSQQKFIWVLREADKGDIFTGESREVELPEGYEERVKNRGLIVRDWAPQLEILGHASTGGFMSHCGWNSCMESISMGVPIVAWPMHSDQPRNAVLVTEVLKIGLVLRDWVVRDELVSSVAVAECVKRLMDSAEGDKMRQRAMELSKSVEDGGGSGKEMDSFIAHITR is encoded by the coding sequence ATGGCGAAACTTGCCAATCATGAAGTTGCCGTAGTAATGATTCCATTACCAGCACAAGGCCATTTAAACCAACTCCTCCACCTCTCCCGCCTCATCTCCGCCTATCACCTCCCACTTCACTTCGCCGGAACCACCGTCCACCTCCGTCAAGCAAAAAATCGGGTCCAAGGATGGGACCCACTTTCCATATCCAACATCAAATTTCACGAATTCACAATCCCAAATTACGAAACCCCACTTCCTAATCCAAATTCCATCACCAAATTCCCTTCCCAATTGATGCCCTCGTTTCACGCCACGTGTCATCTCCGTCACCCGATTTCTTCACTTTTACATGAACTTTCAAGAAATTACAGAAGAGTAATTGTTATTTATGATTCTTTAATAGCTTGGGTTCTTCAAGATGCTCCCTCTATGGTAAATGTTGAGTGTTATAGCCTTCGTTGCATTTCAGCTTGTTCTATTCACTCTTGGGATAAATCTTCTGTAACACCGGAGTTTACAGAGTATACCAGAGTACAATTTGAGTTCAGGGAAATTATTAATTCTGGTAATTTATACAATTCTTGTTATGAAATTGAAGGATTGTATCTTGATTTGCTAGGAAAAGAGAAAAGTGCGCGTAATAAACAATGGGCTATTGGTCCATTAAACCCAGTGAAACTGTTTGATAAAAGAGATTCAAAAAAAACCCATAAATGTATAAATTGGCTGGATGAACAAGAACCGAATTCCGTCATATTCGTGTCTTTTGGGACGACGACTACACTTTCTGACgaagaaattaaagaattagCAATTGGGTTGGAGAAAAGCCAGCAAAAATTCATATGGGTATTGAGAGAAGCAGATAAAGGTGACATTTTTACAGGTGAAAGTAGAGAAGTTGAGTTACCAGAAGGGTATGAAGAAAGAGTGAAAAACAGAGGGTTAATAGTTAGAGATTGGGCTCCACAATTGGAGATTTTGGGACACGCATCGACAGGTGGATTCATGAGTCATTGCGGGTGGAATTCATGTATGGAAAGTATTTCAATGGGAGTGCCAATAGTAGCTTGGCCAATGCATTCAGATCAAccaagaaatgcagttttggtAACAGAGGTGTTGAAAATTGGACTAGTATTGAGGGATTGGGTAGTGAGAGACGAGTTGGTGAGTTCAGTTGCAGTTGCAGAATGTGTTAAGAGATTGATGGATTCTGCAGAAGGAGATAAGATGAGACAGAGGGCTATGGAGTTGAGCAAATCAGTGGAGGATGGCGGTGGCAGCGGCAAAGAGATGGACTCTTTCATTGCCCATATCACAAGATAA
- the LOC129876583 gene encoding zeatin O-xylosyltransferase-like isoform X1 produces MCSSCTFDHLYSRFTKYQKPQTSSMADPFDLKKHNQINNEVTSQVAIVIVPYLEQGHLNPLLNLSRILSSYKLHVFFLGTSTSNRQVKFRQSGWDILDFPTIQFHDLVPVPPGSSSSVSTSVMEKIGSFFTSILLLREPIRDLLQDISSRYRRTVVINDSGMSWVVQDAVSMPNIECYCFHTISVFTSLSFACETTKKPLPSPVAEIIAELPPRENTFDSETIEYIKMQLESRDFYSVGLHNSCKEIEGVFIDLLEKQRENKQWAIGPLNPVEISKKKSSEQTHECFSWLDKKELNSVIYVSFGSTTTLSKEQVNELAFGLEQSGQKFIWVLRGADKKGEDNVDNSKRGSNFDLPEGFEKRIKEKGVGFIEKNWAPQLEILAHGSIGGFMSHCGWNSCSESISMGVPMAAWPIHSDQPRNTVLITKVLKIGIVVRDWENRDKLVSAVKIENAVRNLMASAEGEELRLRVAEMSGAVKKSVMNGASRKEMDSFVAHITSASPVSEFDFRSLICLRHPDLKCYESYNTQHVV; encoded by the exons ATGTGCTCATCCTGTACTTTTGATCATTTATATAGTCGTTTCACAAAATACCAAAAACCTCAAACCTCTTCGATGGCTGACCCCTTTGATCTGAAAAAACACAACCAAATTAACAATGAAGTAACATCCCAAGTAGCAATAGTAATTGTTCCATATTTAGAACAAGGACATCTAAATCCCCTTCTCAATCTCTCTCGTATCCTCTCATCTTACAAGCTTCATGTATTTTTCCTAGGTACTAGTACTAGTAATCGACAGGTGAAATTCCGACAATCTGGTTGGGACATTCTTGATTTTCCGACCATTCAATTTCATGACCTTGTACCTGTTCCTCCTGGTTCTTCTTCCTCTGTTTCTACATCAGTAATGGAGAAAATAGGCTCATTCTTCACATCCATTTTGCTGCTTCGTGAACCAATTCGTGATCTTTTGCAAGATATTTCAAGCAGATATAGAAGGACAGTGGTTATTAATGACTCAG GCATGTCATGGGTTGTTCAAGATGCAGTGTCAATGCCCAATATAGAATGCTACTGTTTCCATACTATTTCTGTGTTCACTTCTCTGTCCTTCGCCTGTGAAACTACGAAAAAGCCACTTCCATCTCCGGTGGCTGAGATAATTGCAGAGCTTCCTCCAAGGGAAAACACATTTGATTCAGAAACTATAGAATACATAAAGATGCAGCTTGAGTCGAGAGATTTTTACTCAGTTGGTCTCCACAATTCTTGTAAAGAAATCGAAGGCGTTTTCATTGATTTGCTGGAAAAACAACGCGAAAACAAGCAATGGGCAATTGGTCCATTAAATCCAGtggaaatttcaaagaaaaaaagcTCTGAACAAACCCATGAATGTTTTTCATGGCTTGATAAAAAAGAGCTGAATTCAGTGATTTATGTTTCGTTCGGATCTACAACTACGTTATCGAAAGAACAAGTTAACGAGCTGGCATTTGGATTAGAACAAAGTGGGCAAAAATTCATCTGGGTTCTTCGAGGAGCTGATAAAAAAGGTGAGGATAATGTCGATAATAGCAAAAGAGGAAGTAATTTTGATTTGCCAGAAGGGTTTGaaaaaagaattaaagaaaaGGGGGTTGGGTTTATAGAGAAAAATTGGGCACCCCAATTGGAAATCTTGGCACATGGGTCAATCGGGGGATTCATGAGTCATTGTGGATGGAATTCGTGTAGCGAGAGCATTTCAATGGGAGTTCCAATGGCAGCTTGGCCGATTCATTCAGATCAGCCGAGAAACACTGTGCTGATAACGAAAGTACTGAAGATCGGGATCGTTGTTAGAGATTGGGAAAATCGAGATAAATTGGTAAGTGCTGTGAAAATTGAAAATGCAGTGAGAAATTTGATGGCTTCTGCAGAAGGAGAGGAGTTGCGGCTGAGAGTGGCAGAGATGAGTGGCGCTGTGAAGAAGTCAGTGATGAATGGCGCCAGTCGCAAGGAGATGGATTCCTTTGTTGCTCATATTACCAG TGCAAGTCCTGTGTCTGAATTTGACTTTAGATCACTAATTTGTTTGAGACATCCTGACCTGAAATGCTACGAAAGCTATAACACTCAACATGTGGTATAG
- the LOC129876583 gene encoding zeatin O-xylosyltransferase-like isoform X2, giving the protein MCSSCTFDHLYSRFTKYQKPQTSSMADPFDLKKHNQINNEVTSQVAIVIVPYLEQGHLNPLLNLSRILSSYKLHVFFLGTSTSNRQVKFRQSGWDILDFPTIQFHDLVPVPPGSSSSVSTSVMEKIGSFFTSILLLREPIRDLLQDISSRYRRTVVINDSGMSWVVQDAVSMPNIECYCFHTISVFTSLSFACETTKKPLPSPVAEIIAELPPRENTFDSETIEYIKMQLESRDFYSVGLHNSCKEIEGVFIDLLEKQRENKQWAIGPLNPVEISKKKSSEQTHECFSWLDKKELNSVIYVSFGSTTTLSKEQVNELAFGLEQSGQKFIWVLRGADKKGEDNVDNSKRGSNFDLPEGFEKRIKEKGVGFIEKNWAPQLEILAHGSIGGFMSHCGWNSCSESISMGVPMAAWPIHSDQPRNTVLITKVLKIGIVVRDWENRDKLVSAVKIENAVRNLMASAEGEELRLRVAEMSGAVKKSVMNGASRKEMDSFVAHITR; this is encoded by the exons ATGTGCTCATCCTGTACTTTTGATCATTTATATAGTCGTTTCACAAAATACCAAAAACCTCAAACCTCTTCGATGGCTGACCCCTTTGATCTGAAAAAACACAACCAAATTAACAATGAAGTAACATCCCAAGTAGCAATAGTAATTGTTCCATATTTAGAACAAGGACATCTAAATCCCCTTCTCAATCTCTCTCGTATCCTCTCATCTTACAAGCTTCATGTATTTTTCCTAGGTACTAGTACTAGTAATCGACAGGTGAAATTCCGACAATCTGGTTGGGACATTCTTGATTTTCCGACCATTCAATTTCATGACCTTGTACCTGTTCCTCCTGGTTCTTCTTCCTCTGTTTCTACATCAGTAATGGAGAAAATAGGCTCATTCTTCACATCCATTTTGCTGCTTCGTGAACCAATTCGTGATCTTTTGCAAGATATTTCAAGCAGATATAGAAGGACAGTGGTTATTAATGACTCAG GCATGTCATGGGTTGTTCAAGATGCAGTGTCAATGCCCAATATAGAATGCTACTGTTTCCATACTATTTCTGTGTTCACTTCTCTGTCCTTCGCCTGTGAAACTACGAAAAAGCCACTTCCATCTCCGGTGGCTGAGATAATTGCAGAGCTTCCTCCAAGGGAAAACACATTTGATTCAGAAACTATAGAATACATAAAGATGCAGCTTGAGTCGAGAGATTTTTACTCAGTTGGTCTCCACAATTCTTGTAAAGAAATCGAAGGCGTTTTCATTGATTTGCTGGAAAAACAACGCGAAAACAAGCAATGGGCAATTGGTCCATTAAATCCAGtggaaatttcaaagaaaaaaagcTCTGAACAAACCCATGAATGTTTTTCATGGCTTGATAAAAAAGAGCTGAATTCAGTGATTTATGTTTCGTTCGGATCTACAACTACGTTATCGAAAGAACAAGTTAACGAGCTGGCATTTGGATTAGAACAAAGTGGGCAAAAATTCATCTGGGTTCTTCGAGGAGCTGATAAAAAAGGTGAGGATAATGTCGATAATAGCAAAAGAGGAAGTAATTTTGATTTGCCAGAAGGGTTTGaaaaaagaattaaagaaaaGGGGGTTGGGTTTATAGAGAAAAATTGGGCACCCCAATTGGAAATCTTGGCACATGGGTCAATCGGGGGATTCATGAGTCATTGTGGATGGAATTCGTGTAGCGAGAGCATTTCAATGGGAGTTCCAATGGCAGCTTGGCCGATTCATTCAGATCAGCCGAGAAACACTGTGCTGATAACGAAAGTACTGAAGATCGGGATCGTTGTTAGAGATTGGGAAAATCGAGATAAATTGGTAAGTGCTGTGAAAATTGAAAATGCAGTGAGAAATTTGATGGCTTCTGCAGAAGGAGAGGAGTTGCGGCTGAGAGTGGCAGAGATGAGTGGCGCTGTGAAGAAGTCAGTGATGAATGGCGCCAGTCGCAAGGAGATGGATTCCTTTGTTGCTCATATTACCAGGTAA
- the LOC129876552 gene encoding protein PGR, translated as MEKHLIQPAVAALLSSVIAIRSYKRKSLSLSGAIAGFIVMFIHLAVNYRFGAMLLVFFFTSSKFTKVGEDRKRKIDAEFKEGGQRDWIQVLFNGGIATLLVLTAWMVIGSEDKCLDSKESRLITSLIGGIIGQYCCCNGDTWSSELGVLSNEEPRLITTFKQVRRGTNGGVTKAGLLAAAAAGTVIGLTFVVLGFFTTKCTSDVTVKQLFVIPLSALSGVCGSVIDSLLGATLQFSGFCSVRKKVVGKPGPTVKRISGLTVLDNNAVNLVSILLTTAITSIAFLYIF; from the exons ATGGAAAAACATTTGATTCAACCGGCAGTGGCTGCGCTTCTTTCATCGGTAATCGCGATTAGATCTTACAAACGCAAGTCTCTCAGCTTGTCCGGTGCTATTGCTGGATTCATTGTCATGTTTATTCACCTCGCCGTTAATTACAG GTTTGGAGCGATGTTGCTGGTGTTCTTTTTCACTTCTTCAAAGTTTACCAAAGTTGGAGAAGatagaaaaaggaaaattgatGCTGAATTCAAAGAGGGCGGTCAACGCGATTG GATTCAAGTCCTCTTCAACGGTGGGATAGCAACCCTTTTGGTCCTGACTGCATGGATGGTGATTGGGTCAGAGGACAAATGTCTGGATTCAAAAGAGTCACGCTTAATAACATCTTTAATTGGTGGTATCATTGGCCAATATTGCTGCTGCAATGGAGACACATGGTCTTCAGAGCTTGGGGTACTTAGTAATGAGGAGCCTCGACTAATTACAACTTTCAAG CAAGTTCGAAGGGGTACAAATGGTGGAGTGACAAAAGCAGGACTCTTGGCTGCAGCAGCAGCAGGCACTGTCATTGGATTGACATTTGTAGTCCTGGGATTTTTCACTACAAAGTGCACATCGGATGTGACTGTAAAGCAGCTTTTTGTCATACCACTTTCTGCATTGTCTGGAGTATGTGGAAGTGTTATTGATTCTTTGTTGGGAGCAACACTACAATTCAGTGGATTCTGTTCTGTTCGGAAGAAG GTGGTTGGGAAGCCAGGACCAACTGTGAAGAGAATATCTGGTCTTACTGTCCTTGATAATAATGCAGTGAACCTCGTATCAATATTGCTGACAACGGCTATAACCTCCATTGCCTTCTTATACATTTTCTGA